A region from the Pararge aegeria chromosome Z, ilParAegt1.1, whole genome shotgun sequence genome encodes:
- the LOC120636255 gene encoding sodium-dependent serotonin transporter-like has product MNPGESNLWGSRVVFITVLICQLVGITNINSIPNYALTQGATGYIIFLIIIYIFMGIPLLYMESVVGQFTTRDCIAVWKICPCFSFMGYVVLIWQATILIYNQIMTSFLVHYLLVSFENPIPFYTCGSWSSRYCNSLATNYTVNQDCIKYQNLFPYCDNLYKTFPEYQYWRFYLVRGREHREFFIAWKVCVASGLISFILYLSSFKRSKSLRWIVVSLSIYSILALTIILTGSMRQKGVVVKYEESLDLDFSEFTKKFRLSHLIQQIVYNLNIGAGTMFTLSSTLSFRSPCFSDIVIAVVICTLFTVIFVFTTAMMTCPYAYEYGTKPGAIIRTPMNLNFETIPRLIYQYEHKTFYLIVIFSYEAVLGVSTMVIYLFSLLEVAFKRCPKLAEYPGLTTFCTVVLMFFMTIPFLSYYGVNMIALSFRRYFTLLSTFIGLLEGLVFIIWYGVNRLSEDIHFMLGIQPKIFIKATWILSVILLAYALCNELYYQLNNLTGYIYATYALIALLSCIAALFVTTLLVAICTKRFRRFISLDPTWGPSTDILQRSRAMFSAQAMTKEYIYRQYHLQAGIMARQKRTNGIIANR; this is encoded by the coding sequence ATGAATCCTGGGGAAAGTAATTTATGGGGCTCAAGAGTAGTCTTCATAACAGTTCTCATCTGTCAATTAGTTGGAATAACTAACATCAATAGTATACCAAATTATGCTCTGACACAAGGTGCAACAGGTTATATTATATTCCTTATAATCATCTATATATTCATGGGAATACCACTACTCTATATGGAATCTGTAGTAGGACAGTTTACAACAAGAGACTGTATAGCAGTTTGGAAAATTTGTCCTTGCTTCTCTTTCATGGGCTATGTGGTTTTAATATGGCAAGCGACAATCCTTATTTACAATCAAATAATGACTTCATTtctggtacattatttactggtCAGTTTTGAAAATCCAATACCATTTTACACTTGCGGTTCATGGAGTTCTAGGTATTGCAACAGCTTGGCGACGAATTACACGGTCAATCAAGATTGCATAAAATACCAGAACCTATTTCCTTACTGTGACAATCTGTACAAAACATTTCCCGAATATCAGTACTGGAGATTCTATTTAGTGAGAGGGAGAGAACATCGAGAATTCTTCATTGCATGGAAAGTCTGTGTTGCTTCAGGATTGATCAGCTTTATTCTTTACCTCAGTAGCTTCAAGAGATCGAAGTCTTTGAGATGGATTGTCGTGAGTTTATCAATTTATTCAATCTTGGCACTCACAATTATACTGACGGGCTCGATGCGGCAGAAGGGAGTGGTGGTCAAATACGAGGAATCGCTTGATTTAGATTTTAGTGAATTCACCAAGAAATTTCGACTATCGCACCTTATACAACAAATAGTGTACAATTTAAACATTGGTGCTGGAACGATGTTTACCCTATCGTCAACTTTATCATTTAGGTCTCCTTGTTTTTCAGACATTGTAATAGCTGTAGTTATCTGCACTTTGTTTACTGTAATATTTGTTTTCACTACCGCAATGATGACCTGCCCCTACGCCTACGAATACGGTACAAAACCAGGTGCAATCATAAGAACTCCGATGAATCTTAACTTCGAAACAATACCAAGATTAATCTACCAATATGagcataaaactttttatttaatagtaatttttaGTTACGAAGCAGTCCTAGGCGTAAGTACGAtggtgatatatttatttagtttactcGAAGTGGCCTTTAAAAGATGCCCAAAACTAGCAGAGTATCCAGGTTTAACTACTTTTTGTACTGTTGTATTGATGTTTTTTATGACAATACCATTTTTAAGTTACTATGGCGTTAATATGATTGCTCTTAGTTTTCGACGCTACTTTACTTTACTATCTACATTCATTGGCCTACTAGAGGGATTAGTGTTCATAATTTGGTACGGTGTAAATAGATTATCGGAAGATATTCATTTTATGTTGGGTATACaaccgaaaatttttataaaagctaCTTGGATTTTGTCAGTTATTTTATTGGCATATGCATTATGCAATGAATTGTATtaccaattaaataatttaactggttATATTTACGCGACATATGCACTTATAGCGCTATTAAGTTGTATAGCAGCACTATTTGTGACGACTTTATTAGTAGCTATTTGTACAAAAAGATTCCGAAGGTTTATTTCACTAGATCCTACATGGGGTCCCAGCACTGACATATTACAAAGAAGTCGAGCTATGTTTTCAGCACAAGCTATGACCAAAGAATACATATACCGTCAATATCACCTTCAAGCTGGGATTATGGCAAGACAAAAAAGGACCAATGGAATTATCGCTAATCGTTAA